A genomic window from Phoenix dactylifera cultivar Barhee BC4 chromosome 7, palm_55x_up_171113_PBpolish2nd_filt_p, whole genome shotgun sequence includes:
- the LOC103706533 gene encoding uncharacterized protein LOC103706533 isoform X2: protein MAFYRAQSFLVFLSLSFFFAISAPHSATVSGGGREEVLVPLRRSVVEGQSPARILVENDSFVLAAERTQRRDPLNGFKSYNGGWNISNRHYWASVGLTAAPFFSIAAVWFLGFGLILVFICCCYCCCPRRSYSYSRTAYALSLVLLILFTCVAVIGCIVLYMGQGKFHRSTSTTLDFVVGQSNITVANLRNFSDNLADAKKIGVGQIFLPSAVLDKIDGLVTKLNASMNDLASHTSDNSEKIQDALDSVRLILIVVAAAMLLLAFLGFLFSILGLQFLVYFLVLIGWILIAGTFILCGVFLLLHNVVTDTCVAMDEWVLHPQEHTALDDILPCVDGATTNESLYQSKEVTYQVVNVVDQVIMNISNVNYPPSARSLYYNQSGPLMPILCNPYKLDFSNRTCVTGEVRLEDASRVWQDYVCNVSNASGTEICTTVGRITPDMYAQMTGAVNVSYGLSHYGPFLAQLADCSFVRQTFRSISQNNCPGLGRNSKHIYLGLAMVSAAVMLSLIFWVIYARERRHRKYSNQFVVRSVHTPLQEKALLSSP from the exons ATGGCATTCTATAGGGCGCAATCTTTTCTcgtcttcctttctctctccttcttcttcgctATTTCTGCGCCTCATTCGGCAACCGTATCAG GTGGCGGGAGAGAAGAGGTTTTGGTGCCATTGAGAAGGTCTGTTGTCGAGGGACAATCACCTGCCAGGATTTTGGTGGAGAACGACTCTTTTGTCTTGGCGGCGGAGAGGACACAAAGGAGAGACcctttgaacggcttcaaaagTTACAACGGGGGTTGGAATATCAGTAATCGGCATTATTGGGCT TCTGTTGGTTTGACTGCTGCTCCTTTCTTTTCGATTGCTGCGGTATGGTTCTTGGGCTTTGGACTGATCTTGGTGTTCATCTGTTGCTGTTATTGCTGCTGCCCACGCCGTAGTTACTCATATTCACGCACAGCTTATGCGCTCTCTCTTGTGCTGCTCATTCTCTTCACCTGTGTCGCAGT CATTGGATGCATTGTTTTATACATGGGACAAGGGAAATTTCATCGTAGCACTTCGACTACATTGGATTTTGTTGTCGGCCAATCAAATATCACGGTGGCCAATCTTCGGAATTTCTCAGATAATTTGGCTGATGCTAAGAAGATTGGGGTGGGTCAGATTTTCCTTCCTTCTGCTGTCCTGGATAAGATTGACGGGCTCGTGACGAAGCTTAACGCATCCATGAATGACCTTGCTTCTCATACATCAGACAATTCTGAGAAGATTCAAGATGCTTTAGACTCTGT GAGGTTGATTTTAATCGTAGTTGCAGCTGCAATGCTCCTATTGGCATTTCTTGGATTCT TGTTCTCCATACttggtttgcaattccttgtctATTT CTTAGTGCTCATTGGATGGATTCTCATTGCTGGAACCTTTATCCTGTGTGGTGTATTCCTTCTCTTGCATAA TGTGGTCACAGACACGTGCGTTGCGATGGATGAATGGGTCCTTCACCCTCAGGAGCATACAGCTTTGGATGATATCCTTCCCTGTGTGGATGGTGCCACTACCAATGAATCTCTGTATCAGAGCAAGGAAGTTACTTACCAGGTGGTGAATGTTGTTGATCAGGTCATCATGAACATCTCCAATGTCAACTACCCTCCTAGTGCCAGATCTCTATATTATAACCAGTCTGGACCCTTGATGCCCATACTCTGCAACCCATACAAGCTAGACTTCAGCAACCGCACATGCGTCACTGGAGAAGTCAGACTTGAAGATGCATCACGG GTATGGCAGGACTATGTATGCAATGTCTCGAATGCATCTGGAACTGAGATATGTACCACTGTGGGTCGCATTACTCCAGACATGTATGCCCAGATGACAGGAGCAGTGAATGTGAGCTATGGTTTATCTCACTATGGACCATTCCTTGCTCAGCTGGCAGATTGCTCCTTTGTTCGGCAGACATTTAGATCCATAAGTCAGAACAACTGCCCTGGTCTGGGACGAAACAGCAAGCACATCTACTTGGGCTTGGCGATGGTCTCGGCTGCTGTGATGCTGTCTTTGATCTTCTGGGTCATCTATGCTCGGGAGAGGAGGCATCGCAAGTACAGCAACCAATTCGTTGTTCGATCAGTCCATACACCTCTTCAAGAGAAAGCACTCTTAAGTAGTCCATGA
- the LOC103706534 gene encoding uncharacterized protein LOC103706534, which produces MAAANSRRSNGSVYSSSAAFRRSISPTGRRYSSPSSSAASFSSRSPSFFHRSSSPTRVNFVGFAPPTSSVRFSIDRPTSPGRSLAFASPREHHSPQRRPITAAPAGGQRKTCMCSPTNHPGSFRCNLHKGFAAHGVGGRHHYRRQAVSSPSNRLNARRSAMTNSLVRIGTVEGEWVRRALAALIHPSSHHQRRRAAFHPRPSRLSIMSKADDP; this is translated from the coding sequence ATGGCGGCGGCGAATTCTAGAAGGTCCAATGGCTCGGTCTACTCCAGCTCCGCCGCGTTCCGGCGGTCGATCTCTCCGACCGGACGGCGATACTCGTCTccgtcctcctccgccgccagcTTCTCTTCCAGGTCTCCCAGTTTCTTCCACCGTTCCTCCTCTCCAACCCGCGTCAACTTCGTCGGATTCGCCCCGCCGACGTCCTCCGTCCGATTCTCCATCGACCGCCCTACCTCTCCCGGCCGGTCCCTCGCCTTCGCCTCCCCTCGCGAGCACCACAGCCCCCAGCGGCGGCCGATTACAGCCGCCCCAGCCGGCGGCCAGAGGAAGACTTGCATGTGCTCGCCAACGAACCATCCCGGCTCCTTCCGCTGCAACCTCCACAAGGGCTTCGCCGCCCACGGCGTCGGTGGCCGCCACCACTACCGCCGCCAGGCTGTGTCCTCGCCGTCGAACCGGCTTAACGCGCGGCGGTCGGCGATGACGAACTCGCTGGTGCGGATTGGTACGGTGGAGGGGGAGTGGGTGAGGAGGGCGCTCGCCGCCCTCATCCACCCCTCCTCCCACCACCAGCGGCGGAGGGCTGCCTTCCATCCCCGGCCCAGCCGCCTCTCCATCATGTCCAAGGCCGACGATCCATGA
- the LOC103706465 gene encoding uncharacterized protein LOC103706465 yields the protein MDWHSWLSKSSLELPVVYEYGLVFSTNELEEEDIAHFDHEFLTSMGISIAKHRLEILKLAKKEEKKKSPRPMAKLVAVVKKTKKSLAKYAGTLIHPKNSETMVVPKQRTGTMLKRNKKVAVLKQSRLMITDGEAKFTELPTRSHSASPMVQNCYESSNGWDSMFQDLKPT from the coding sequence ATGGACTGGCACTCATGGCTATCCAAATCCAGCCTCGAGCTACCTGTCGTCTATGAGTACGGGCTCGTGTTCTCCACTAATGAGCTCGAGGAGGAGGACATAGCCCACTTCGATCACGAGTTCCTCACGAGCATGGGCATCTCCATAGCCAAGCACAGGCTGGAGATCCTCAAGCTagccaaaaaggaggagaagaagaagtccCCTCGCCCCATGGCCAAGCTCGTCGCCGTAGTGAAGAAGACCAAGAAGTCCCTTGCAAAGTATGCAGGCACATTGATTCATCCTAAGAACTCGGAGACGATGGTCGTGCCAAAACAGAGGACCGGGACTATGCTGAAGAGGAATAAGAAGGTGGCGGTTTTGAAGCAGAGCAGATTGATGATTACGGATGGCGAGGCGAAATTTACGGAGTTGCCTACTCGCTCGCACAGCGCGAGCCCCATGGTTCAGAACTGTTACGAGAGCAGCAATGGGTGGGACTCCATGTTTCAAGACTTGAAGCCAACTTGA
- the LOC103706533 gene encoding uncharacterized protein LOC103706533 isoform X1 translates to MAFYRAQSFLVFLSLSFFFAISAPHSATVSGGGREEVLVPLRRSVVEGQSPARILVENDSFVLAAERTQRRDPLNGFKSYNGGWNISNRHYWASVGLTAAPFFSIAAVWFLGFGLILVFICCCYCCCPRRSYSYSRTAYALSLVLLILFTCVAVIGCIVLYMGQGKFHRSTSTTLDFVVGQSNITVANLRNFSDNLADAKKIGVGQIFLPSAVLDKIDGLVTKLNASMNDLASHTSDNSEKIQDALDSVRLILIVVAAAMLLLAFLGFFITVFSILGLQFLVYFLVLIGWILIAGTFILCGVFLLLHNVVTDTCVAMDEWVLHPQEHTALDDILPCVDGATTNESLYQSKEVTYQVVNVVDQVIMNISNVNYPPSARSLYYNQSGPLMPILCNPYKLDFSNRTCVTGEVRLEDASRVWQDYVCNVSNASGTEICTTVGRITPDMYAQMTGAVNVSYGLSHYGPFLAQLADCSFVRQTFRSISQNNCPGLGRNSKHIYLGLAMVSAAVMLSLIFWVIYARERRHRKYSNQFVVRSVHTPLQEKALLSSP, encoded by the exons ATGGCATTCTATAGGGCGCAATCTTTTCTcgtcttcctttctctctccttcttcttcgctATTTCTGCGCCTCATTCGGCAACCGTATCAG GTGGCGGGAGAGAAGAGGTTTTGGTGCCATTGAGAAGGTCTGTTGTCGAGGGACAATCACCTGCCAGGATTTTGGTGGAGAACGACTCTTTTGTCTTGGCGGCGGAGAGGACACAAAGGAGAGACcctttgaacggcttcaaaagTTACAACGGGGGTTGGAATATCAGTAATCGGCATTATTGGGCT TCTGTTGGTTTGACTGCTGCTCCTTTCTTTTCGATTGCTGCGGTATGGTTCTTGGGCTTTGGACTGATCTTGGTGTTCATCTGTTGCTGTTATTGCTGCTGCCCACGCCGTAGTTACTCATATTCACGCACAGCTTATGCGCTCTCTCTTGTGCTGCTCATTCTCTTCACCTGTGTCGCAGT CATTGGATGCATTGTTTTATACATGGGACAAGGGAAATTTCATCGTAGCACTTCGACTACATTGGATTTTGTTGTCGGCCAATCAAATATCACGGTGGCCAATCTTCGGAATTTCTCAGATAATTTGGCTGATGCTAAGAAGATTGGGGTGGGTCAGATTTTCCTTCCTTCTGCTGTCCTGGATAAGATTGACGGGCTCGTGACGAAGCTTAACGCATCCATGAATGACCTTGCTTCTCATACATCAGACAATTCTGAGAAGATTCAAGATGCTTTAGACTCTGT GAGGTTGATTTTAATCGTAGTTGCAGCTGCAATGCTCCTATTGGCATTTCTTGGATTCT TTATTACAGTGTTCTCCATACttggtttgcaattccttgtctATTT CTTAGTGCTCATTGGATGGATTCTCATTGCTGGAACCTTTATCCTGTGTGGTGTATTCCTTCTCTTGCATAA TGTGGTCACAGACACGTGCGTTGCGATGGATGAATGGGTCCTTCACCCTCAGGAGCATACAGCTTTGGATGATATCCTTCCCTGTGTGGATGGTGCCACTACCAATGAATCTCTGTATCAGAGCAAGGAAGTTACTTACCAGGTGGTGAATGTTGTTGATCAGGTCATCATGAACATCTCCAATGTCAACTACCCTCCTAGTGCCAGATCTCTATATTATAACCAGTCTGGACCCTTGATGCCCATACTCTGCAACCCATACAAGCTAGACTTCAGCAACCGCACATGCGTCACTGGAGAAGTCAGACTTGAAGATGCATCACGG GTATGGCAGGACTATGTATGCAATGTCTCGAATGCATCTGGAACTGAGATATGTACCACTGTGGGTCGCATTACTCCAGACATGTATGCCCAGATGACAGGAGCAGTGAATGTGAGCTATGGTTTATCTCACTATGGACCATTCCTTGCTCAGCTGGCAGATTGCTCCTTTGTTCGGCAGACATTTAGATCCATAAGTCAGAACAACTGCCCTGGTCTGGGACGAAACAGCAAGCACATCTACTTGGGCTTGGCGATGGTCTCGGCTGCTGTGATGCTGTCTTTGATCTTCTGGGTCATCTATGCTCGGGAGAGGAGGCATCGCAAGTACAGCAACCAATTCGTTGTTCGATCAGTCCATACACCTCTTCAAGAGAAAGCACTCTTAAGTAGTCCATGA